GATTCCCACGTTCCTCGAACCCGCCGCCGGTGGCCGAGACTACCTGGATCAAGGTGAATACAAAAACAGCTGGGGTGGAGCCCAGATCATCGCTTTGGGCGACGACAATTTCCGCATGGTGACCTATCCAGGCGGACTTCCGGGCGATGGCTGGAACAAGGAGACGCGCACCGAAGTACCGGGAAAGCGCGACGGCAAGAAGATCGTGTTCACGGGTGAGAATGGCTATCGCGCGGAGTTGGCCGACGGCAAGATCACCATTACCACAGCCACAGGCGGACCTTACACCATGGAGAAAACCGCGCGGAAGAGCCCAACCCTGGGCGCACCCGCTCCCGCCGGAGCCGTAGTCTTGTTGGATGGCTCCAGCGCCGACGCCTGGGAAGGCGGGCATTTGGACGACCGAAAACTCCTCGCGGCGGGATGCAAGAGCAAGCAGGCGTTCGGCAATTTCACTGCCCATCTAGAATTCCTCCTCCCCTTCAAGCCGCTCGGCCGTGGACAAGATCGCGGGAACAGCGGCGTCTATGTCCAAGATCGGTATGAGATTCAAGTTCTGGACAGCTTCGGCCTCAAGGGCGAGAACAACGAGTGTGGCGGCCTCTACACCCAGGCCAAGCCGGCCGTCAACATGTGCTTCCCGCCGTTGACCTGGCAGACCTACGACATCGAGTTCACCGCCGCCACCTACGACGCCGCCGGAACGAAGACCAAGAACGCCATCCTGACCTTGAAACACAATGGCGTGACCATTCATGACCACTTTGAACTCAAGGGACCTACACCGGGCAACGGCCGCAAGGAAGACGCGACCCCGGGACCTTTCCAACTGCAGGGTCACGGAAATCCGGTGTTCTATCGCAATATCTGGGTGGTGCCCCGCTCCTAAGCCAGCCCATTCCAGCGAATCACTCGATGGGAACGACCCAGGATCTTTCATGAACTACCGAGGGACTATAGCCTGTCTGCTGGCCTCGGTATGGATGGCGATGACCACCGGCTGCGGTACCCTCCGACACCGGAACGCGCTGCCGGAATTACACTCCGTCCACGCCCAGATCCCGGGCTACACCGACATCCGCGATTGGGGAGACCAGCACAGTCCGGTGCTCCGGAGGAGTGTCGAACAAGCACTCCACCAGCAAGCCGCGCACACCGGACAATCAGTGCAAACGCTGGCCTCCCAACCCGTGTCAATCCTGGCGCTGTCCGGGGGCGGCATGAACGGGGCCTTCGGTGCCGGATTTCTCTGCGGATGGACTCAGCACGGTTCCCGGCCCCAATTCGATTTGGTGACCGGCATCAGCGCCGGATCTTTGCTGGCCCCGTTCGCCTTTCTGGGCACCAATCACGATGGCACCCTTTGCCAAATCCAAGCTGAGCTGGGTCCGAAAGGAATCGTCCGGCGCAAGGGGTTTCTCCACCTCCTGCGCGAAGACTCGTTGTTCGATACCACTCCATTGCAGCGGTTGCTCGAGCGCTACATCACACCCGAGCTGGTTGAACAGATTGCTCAGGAACACGCCAAGGGCCGCCGGTTGTGGGTAGGAACTGCGAACCTCGACTCCCGTCGTCCGGTGATCTGGGACCTGGGCGCGGTCGCCGCGAGCAATCGTCCGGACGCCCCGGAACTGTTCCGCCAGGTCCTACTCGCCTCTTCGGCAATCCCAGGAGCCTTCCCGCCGGTCTACTTCAACGTGGAAGCGAATGGTCGGACGTTTGACGAAATGCACGTGGACGGCGGTGTGGGCTTCCAGGTATTCGCCTACGGGGTGGTCGTAAACCTGGATAACGAACTCCGACAAGCCGACAAACAGTTACCCGCCCGGCCCGCCCGCCTGTTTATCATCCGCAACGGGGAACTCCGACCCCATTACCATCCCGTGAATGCACGGGTGGTGCCAATCATCATGAATTCCATCAACACCCTGACCTACCGGCAATCCATGGGTGACTTGTATCGGATGTTCGCTTATGCGGGACGCGACCAGGTTGATTTCAATCTCGCCGGCCTTCCTTCGGACTACCGCCCGCAGACTCAGACCGAGTTTGACCCGGAGGAAATGAAACGGCTGTTCGACCTGGGGCAGGATCTAGCCCGCCGCGGATATCAGTGGATCAGAACCCCTCCCGGCTACGGCCCCACAGATTAGGGGAACGGGACTCAACTAGGGCTCGCTCGGTTGAGGAAGCACAGCTAGGTTCCTGACCGGACCCTAGAGCGCAGGCCAGGACGTCGACAAGGGGTCGTCGATGGGTCGAGGTGTGACGAGCAGGCCGAAGGTAGTGACCAGGCCGGCCAAAGCCCGGATGTCAGTGAGGTGATGTCTCGAGCTGAGCAAAATGAGGACAGGCAAGACCAGATGAACATGAGCACCAAGCCGCTTCCAGGAATCGCGACCCTCAACGGGGGTCTCCTACTCTCCATCCTTCTGGCCATCCCACCGGAGGAGGTGCCAGCCGCGACAACCCCCAACCCGCGTTCCATGGAGGTTCAGGTAATCGAGGAGGCCACCGGCCAGCCGGTGGCCGGCGTCGTCGTGCTGTCCCCCTACCACCAGAGCCTACTCCAGGATCCCACGAACTCCTCAGCCTCGCTGCCTCACACCGACCAGAACGGCAAGCTTCGACTCACCATCCCCGAAGCGTTAACCCCACCCGGCCAATTCTATCTGGCGATTCAGGCTTCCAACTATCCCGCGCTCAATTTGAATTGGTCCTCGCCGACCGGCGGGCCGATCCGCGACCGACTGCCAGCTTCGCATGTTGTTCGACTTCCCCCCCGGTCGACCGTCGGAGGCTGGGTCCGCGACTCCCAAGGACGCCCCGTCGTGGGCGCCAAGGTGATGGTTTGGGGCTACGACCAGAATGGAGCGAGCAGCCCAACGCCGAACGGACTTCAAATCTTCCAACAGTTTCATCTCCCCCGCGAACCCCACCGGGCGGTGGAGACCGACCAAGAGGGGCGTTGGAGGTTCGACCGCTATCCCTCCGGGCTTACCTTCCTCACCATGGATGTCATCCAGCCCGGAGGCGCGTTAACTTCTTTCGTCACTCCCAGTTCCCAGAACTTCGGCCTGATGCCCCGCGGAAGCTCCATCGACCTTGAGAGTCTGTTGAACACGAACGCCACTCTGGTCCTCAAGCCTGGTTTCACCCTGCGCGGTGTCATCACCGACTCCCGAGGAACCCCTGTTCCGCACGCCATTATTCAAGAGCAGATCGGCATGGACATGGCTTTCCACCCGACGCAAGCCACGAACGGGTTGGACGGAAGATTCGAGCTGAAAGACCGGAGCTACCGACGCGGGCTCCTGAGGGTCGCCGCCCCGGGCTATGCCCTAGCCTTGCACTCGGTGGAGCCGAAACCCGAGGCCGGCGAGATTCGAATTAGCCTCCAGCCCCAGAAACCCATTCGAATCCAAGTACTGACCGCGGAAGGTCAGCCCGTGGGCAGCGCCCGGATCAGCACAATCCCTCATCGGTCGGGAGTCTATGCTTCCTGGGAAGCGACGACGGACCGTCAGGGTTCGGCGACCTGGACCAACGCGCCTCTCGAGGAACTGTTCTTCTGGATCAGCTGGCCCCATCAGCCTCAGCCCCGCTCGATCAAGGTGCCCGTCGACCAACGCGAGCAGACCGTTCGAATGCCGGCCGGATCCAACGCCGTGGCTTACCTCAAGGTTCGCGCTCAGGACGAGGACTCAGGCCAGCCACTGGCGAACTTCACTGTCAAACGTCGTCAATACGCTGGAATGCCGTCCCAACCATGGGGCGAAGGAAAACAAGGGGAGTTCACGGGACAACTCAGCCCCTCTGATCCACAGGGCGGCATGGGCGAAGGTTGGCTGGTCGACGTGGAGGCACCTGGGCATTTGGCGTGGAAAAGCGAGATGATCTATGCCGATGCCGGCGACCAGGAGATCGCGGTGCGGCTTCGAAAAGCCGTCCCCCTGACTGGGCGGGTGCTTCAGCCCAGCGGCCAACCCGCCAGCCAAGCTAGCCTAATCCTGAATACTCAGGACTGGGGCGTGTATTCGCACCAACCTGGGGTTTTTCAGGCATCGCAAGGTGCCGTTTCCGCAAAGTGTGACATGAACGGCAACTTCAGCTTGGCTCCCTCCGTCGAAGACCGCTGGGTCGTGATCACTCACTCGACGGGATTCTTCTCCGCGCGCCTGTCGGAACTCCAGAAGAACTCCACCGTAACTCTGCAAGCCTGGGCACGGGTCGAGGGCATCCTTAAGATCGGGGGCAAGCCGGCGAAATCAGCCCCCGTGAGCGTGCGGACGCCGCTCGTTCGTGAAGGGTCCATTCCCTACCAGGCAACGTACAGCCAAGCCACCGATGCCGCAGGGCGGTTCGTTTTCACCAACCTTCCCCCCGGGAACTATCTCTGGTACCGTCAACCCCGGCCGATCATGGGCGCACCCGTGGTGGAAAGCCATCCCTTCCCCTTCGACCTGAAGCCCGCCGAGGCCAAGACGCTGGAATTACCGACTGGCGGTCGGATCGTGCAGGGTGCCTTCCAAACTTCGGACGAGGTGGACTGGTTCAATGATGCTCATACGCTTCAGCTCAAGATCCCACCTCCGCCCGATGCCCCGCTCTACAATGATTTTACCAACCCCAAAGAATTTGAAGTGGCGCGAAAGGCCTATGCGGATTCGCCCGAGCTTAAAGAGTATCAGCGACAAGCCCGCCAATACCAGCTGGAGATGGACTCTACCGGAGGCTTCCGAATCGCCGACGTCCCGCCGGGAACCTATCTGTTGAAAG
The nucleotide sequence above comes from Verrucomicrobiales bacterium. Encoded proteins:
- a CDS encoding patatin-like phospholipase family protein, whose product is MNYRGTIACLLASVWMAMTTGCGTLRHRNALPELHSVHAQIPGYTDIRDWGDQHSPVLRRSVEQALHQQAAHTGQSVQTLASQPVSILALSGGGMNGAFGAGFLCGWTQHGSRPQFDLVTGISAGSLLAPFAFLGTNHDGTLCQIQAELGPKGIVRRKGFLHLLREDSLFDTTPLQRLLERYITPELVEQIAQEHAKGRRLWVGTANLDSRRPVIWDLGAVAASNRPDAPELFRQVLLASSAIPGAFPPVYFNVEANGRTFDEMHVDGGVGFQVFAYGVVVNLDNELRQADKQLPARPARLFIIRNGELRPHYHPVNARVVPIIMNSINTLTYRQSMGDLYRMFAYAGRDQVDFNLAGLPSDYRPQTQTEFDPEEMKRLFDLGQDLARRGYQWIRTPPGYGPTD
- a CDS encoding DUF1080 domain-containing protein, yielding MKTIPLLLALCLAMVASAADQIPTFLEPAAGGRDYLDQGEYKNSWGGAQIIALGDDNFRMVTYPGGLPGDGWNKETRTEVPGKRDGKKIVFTGENGYRAELADGKITITTATGGPYTMEKTARKSPTLGAPAPAGAVVLLDGSSADAWEGGHLDDRKLLAAGCKSKQAFGNFTAHLEFLLPFKPLGRGQDRGNSGVYVQDRYEIQVLDSFGLKGENNECGGLYTQAKPAVNMCFPPLTWQTYDIEFTAATYDAAGTKTKNAILTLKHNGVTIHDHFELKGPTPGNGRKEDATPGPFQLQGHGNPVFYRNIWVVPRS